The genomic DNA GCGGGTGACAATACGGTTTTCAATTCGGGCTGGTGCCCTTTCCATCTCCTCGTTATAACTTATCCAGCCCTCCCTCTTGCCATTGACAAGAAAGACCGTTTTCAGGTTTGGGCAGTTGGGCTGGGCATCGGCAATCTTCTGGGCGTTGTCGGCATCGGTGATGCAGAACTTGGCGCCGGAGGTGTTGAGCCGGTATTCAATGTCCTTGGAGGTGGAAAGTGTTGGGGTGGGCATAAACACAACCCCCGCCTTCATTGCCCCCAATACCGCCACATACCATTCTGGAATCCTGGGCAAGAGGACAAGGATTCTGTCCCCCTTCTTTGCCCCGGACGCAAACAAAAGATTGGCAAATTTGTTTGAGAGACGGCTCAACTCCCAGAAGGTGTGCTTCTGGGCGGTTTTGCCATCATCCTCAACCGAGATTAAAGCCAGTTTGGTTCGGTCCTTTTCCGCCCAGGCGTCAACCGTGTCATAGGCGAAGTTGTAATACTCTGGGATTTCCCATCTAAAGTTGCGGTAGGTCTCTTCATAGTTTTCCATATTATGCTTCATAACATTTTCACCTTTCTACCTGGTTTTTAAAAGCCAGAATAAAAATGATACTTCATTTTAAATGAAAAGTCAAAATATTTGGCGCTAAAGCAAAAGCAAAGGTTGGAAATTTTATTTTCATTTTTAAATTGACATAAAAGAGTTAAGAAGGTAACATTATCTAATGACAGAGATATTTAATAAGATAGCCGCTCTTCCTGTCTACAAAATAATATGCGGGGTTTTAAGAAATCCGTGGGTTATTGCTATTGTCGGAGGCGTTATCGCCGCAATTATCGGGGCTTATATATGGGATAAATTACGCCGGCGCAGCAAAAAACCTGAATTAACTTCTGCTGAACCTATTGAGTCCTATCTTGTTCCTTATGACAAGTTTTATCAGGACTTGTTGAAGGAAAGGTTCAGCCAGAATTTTGTGTCGGTGCGGAAGGAAGGGGGAAAAGAGCGGGACATCATAAAAGAGTTTGAACAGGCACTAAAGACTGAGGCAAGTATCATTGCCCTTTGCGGAAAGGGTGGTGCGGGCAAGACGAGAATTTTGATTGAACTGTGCAAAGCCCACCCTGAGTTTCTATTTATCAACACACGCGCCTTCACCAGGGACTCCAAGCCGTTAATCGCTGGACTTAAGACCCATCTCCAACAAGGGCAGGTTGTCATCTTTGATGATATTCATAACCACCCCGCTGTTTTTAAAGGTGTTCTTGACATCGTTTATGACAAAAAGGTCAAACTGATTGCCGCCACCCGCGACCCTGAGCCAATTGAGGAGCTGAAAAAGGAGCAGCGGTTCAAGGTTGAGATGATTTCTCTTGGCAAGATGGATAATGTTGCCGAGATTGTGGGCGCAACCGGTGAAAGGAAAAGGAAGATAGAGCAGATTGCCGGTGGGATACCGGCTTTAGCGGTTCTTGCCGCCCAATATGAAAAGTTGGATGAAGTGTCTGATGCCTGGGGTCTGCTTGACTCCATCCTTGATGATATGGCGAAGTGCTTTCCCCAAAATGGCAACGAGGTTGTTGCTGATATCGCAATCAGGCGGGGTGTAAGAGAGGATGACCAGATTGTGAAAGATAACTTTGATGCCATCAAACATATCAAGAGGATGGGCTACATAATAGATTTTACAATAGGAAGGCAA from candidate division WOR-3 bacterium includes the following:
- a CDS encoding tetratricopeptide repeat protein, which translates into the protein MTEIFNKIAALPVYKIICGVLRNPWVIAIVGGVIAAIIGAYIWDKLRRRSKKPELTSAEPIESYLVPYDKFYQDLLKERFSQNFVSVRKEGGKERDIIKEFEQALKTEASIIALCGKGGAGKTRILIELCKAHPEFLFINTRAFTRDSKPLIAGLKTHLQQGQVVIFDDIHNHPAVFKGVLDIVYDKKVKLIAATRDPEPIEELKKEQRFKVEMISLGKMDNVAEIVGATGERKRKIEQIAGGIPALAVLAAQYEKLDEVSDAWGLLDSILDDMAKCFPQNGNEVVADIAIRRGVREDDQIVKDNFDAIKHIKRMGYIIDFTIGRQRFFGIDPDILAEHICRRVYFPDGMISPAYDTFLNTLPVYEGMRVLITLINLYRGYNVLRAVDAAERLFAVLLKAKDIKTRTIGFKPEEKIGGPFLPMLIDMTVVAYDGFQNLQPVQSILEQILDPALELGDPRRLNDLGLIFYKIGEPENARKCFEKAISLFEKSKDKIGYAMALHNLAMIHQHLGDYKKARERY